In Ureibacillus thermophilus, the genomic stretch TAGCTCCATATGCTGGGGTTTCAATGGCTGAATACTTCATGTTACAAGGTAAACACGTGTTAATCGTGTACGATGATTTATCTAAACAAGCAGCAGCTTACCGTGAGCTTTCATTGCTATTACGTCGTCCACCAGGTCGTGAAGCTTACCCAGGTGACGTATTCTACTTGCACAGCCGTCTACTTGAACGCGCTGCAAAATTAAGCGACGCAATGGGTGCAGGTTCAATCACAGCACTTCCATTCGTTGAAACACAAGCAGGGGATATTTCTGCATACATCCCAACAAACGTAATCTCTATCACAGACGGACAAATCTTCTTACAATCTGACCTATTCCACTCAGGTGTACGTCCAGCGATCAACGCCGGTTTATCCGTATCCCGCGTTGGTGGTGCTGCGCAAATCAAAGCGATGAAAAAAGTTGCCGGTACACTTCGCCTTGACTTGGCTGCGTACCGTGAACTTGAAGCATTCGCTCAATTCGGTTCAGATTTGGATAAAGCAACACTTCAAAAACTTGAACGTGGTAAACGTACAGTTGAAGTATTGAAACAAGACTTGAACAAACCAATTAAAGTAGAATATCAAGTTATGATTATCTACGCTCTAACTCGCGGTTACTTAGACGATATTCCAGTAAAAGATATCCGTCGCTTCGAAAACGAGTTATACAGCTGGTTAGATGTAAACCACACTCACATTTTAGAGCATATTCGTACTACGAAAGATCTTCCATCTGACGAAGATATGCATGCAGCTCTTACTGAATTCAAAAAACAATTTGCTAAATCAGAAGAATGATTCTTTCAGCTTTGCTGCTGA encodes the following:
- the atpA gene encoding F0F1 ATP synthase subunit alpha; amino-acid sequence: MSIKAEEISALLRKQIENYQSELEVNEVGTVITVGDGIARAHGLDNCMAGELVEFENGVMGMAQNLEEGNVGIVILGNYLGIKEGDTVRRTGRIMEVPVGEELIGRVVNPLGMPVDGKGPINTTKTRPVESPAFGVMARKSVHEPLQTGIKAIDALVPIGRGQRELIIGDRQTGKTSIAIDTILNQADQNMICIYVAIGQKESTVRTVVETLRKHGALDYSIVVTASASQPAPLLYLAPYAGVSMAEYFMLQGKHVLIVYDDLSKQAAAYRELSLLLRRPPGREAYPGDVFYLHSRLLERAAKLSDAMGAGSITALPFVETQAGDISAYIPTNVISITDGQIFLQSDLFHSGVRPAINAGLSVSRVGGAAQIKAMKKVAGTLRLDLAAYRELEAFAQFGSDLDKATLQKLERGKRTVEVLKQDLNKPIKVEYQVMIIYALTRGYLDDIPVKDIRRFENELYSWLDVNHTHILEHIRTTKDLPSDEDMHAALTEFKKQFAKSEE